A genomic stretch from Setaria italica strain Yugu1 chromosome VII, Setaria_italica_v2.0, whole genome shotgun sequence includes:
- the LOC101780352 gene encoding putative disease resistance protein RGA3 isoform X2: MEFAFSAARWVVGKALAPVADGFLEAWAASKNLGSEVDGLMTVLQYAQAMLNNTRGREIDNPALNDLLLKLRLLAYDADDVLDELDYFRIQDELDGTYHAANEHAGGCARDLLLNARHTGRYVANKFKLSSGSPDATPGRRFLCGAWPSKVPQRRQTAQIPKLKFDRVDVSTRMTEIVKKLKPICAMVSTVLNLELIGSKGITTATMERPTTSEEITEPKLYGRETELQSVVGSITHGECFANELTVLPIVGPGGIGKTTFTQHVYQEVRSHFQVTIWICVSLDFNADRLAQEAVKKIPEVKDENKSGSDQELIEQRLKGKRFLLVLDDIWKCHEYEWEKLLAPFRKGGGTGNMVIVTTRMSDVAKMVKTGDSQIQLDHLGAEDFRAFFDACASTKHESWSDHPELIETGEEIMAKLKRNPLAAKTVGRLLRKQLTLEHWRRVLESKEWELQTSDNDIMPALKISYDYLPLNLKQCFSYCALFPEDYEFDSKELVHFWIGLDVLHLGDQSIRIEDVGKSHLIDLVNYGFFKRNKKDNGCHYYVIHDLLHELAVKVSRYDCLSIQISKVRSAHIPASVRHLSIIVDNKDVEDIITYKDCEKDLGGLDKRLQIESIRTLMLFGENVESFSKTFGNLFKKARALRAIFLPGASYIVEDMWQNFSKLVHLRYLRIKGRYHFLETDLPGTISRLYHLKILDIKDSWGCPMPSRYLSNLVSMQHFLAPGYMRLHSDILNVGNLKLLRELRFEAKKENKGFELEQLAQLLELEVLGIYNLEKVKVKEEAIAMKLIQKHRLQVLMLDWDINRSDKDPIGEENILESLMPHSNLYKLSISGHGGDTCPSWLGMNLSVKTLESLRLSSVSWKIFPPLGEMWFVGEHCKSCIPEQSFKKLKRLELEKVPKLIKWVGNGPSDLFSHLEVLVIKDCPELMELPFSHCAGYEQDVEDNMTWFPKLEKLEITDCPKLSSLPCVPWSSSTCRAKIVQAGSGIEELSFGGYSLEIKGKDTLDSAFWRVLAFHNLSKLEVLEVTRCPPLSLVHLEKLSSLRSLRMYDMGDAFFSAEGDGHAGYRFPVKDVTIGRYGGSGQRLTRLLSYFPNLLWFRMFHCEKLTGLGVVGLHKRTEALPRPPSISVNQVEEAQVGQHEQQGARAEEEITSEGVLLLPHQLQRLWIEDCPNLVLCPGLLDHDEDEGRTGGGGLQGLTSLTTLIIEKCPRFLSSYSSSSSSSCFPFPTSLEYLCLEGVEGMETLLPLSNLTSLTELRISECGDLKGEGLQSLLAQGRLTKLNVLKTPNFFTGSEPSLPREPELPSSSSKLQELDTEDVAGVLAAPICAFLSSSLTELNFSWVKEVERFTKEQEETLQLLTSLEGIRFWWCDKLQCLPAGLHKLPNLKRLNIDTCKAICSLPKECLPNSLQKLVIRGCPGIRSLPKVEYLPSSLRELDVGDSNSEELRRHCRKLIGTIPIVRA, translated from the exons ATGGAGTTCGCGTTCAGCGCGGCGCGGTGGGTGGTGGGCAAGGCGCTCGCCCCCGTCGCAGACGGCTTCCTGGAGGCGTGGGCGGCCAGCAAGAATCTCGGCTCCGAGGTCGATGGCCTCATGACGGTGCTGCAGTACGCGCAGGCCATGCTCAACAACACCCGTGGCAGGGAGATCGACAACCCGGCCCTTAACGACCTGCTGCTCAAGCTGCGTCTGCTGGCCTACGACGCCGACGACGTGCTCGACGAGCTCGACTACTTCCGCATCCAGGACGAGCTCGACGGCACCTACCATGCCGCTAACGAGCACGCCGGGGGATGCGCCCGTGACCTCCTCCTCAATGCTCGTCACACTGGAAGATACGTTGCCAATAAATTCAAGCTCTCCTCAGGCTCGCCTGATGCTACTCCTGGACGACGATTTCTATGTGGTGCCTGGCCGTCCAAGGTACCGCAGAGAAGACAAACTGCACAGATACCAAAATTGAAGTTTGATAGGGTGGATGTATCTACAAGGATGACAGAGATCGTAAAGAAGCTCAAGCCCATCTGTGCTATGGTCTCAACCGTTCTTAACCTAGAGCTGATAGGCTCCAAAGGTATCACTACCGCCACCATGGAACGGCCCACAACCAGTGAGGAAATTACAGAGCCTAAATTGTATGGGAGGGAGACAGAGCTACAGAGTGTTGTAGGTTCCATTACCCATGGTGAATGTTTTGCCAATGAACTTACTGTGCTTCCAATTGTTGGCCCGGGCGGTATTGGGAAGACAACTTTCACACAACATGTATACCAAGAAGTGAGGAGCCATTTCCAAGTTACAATTTGGATATGCGTCTCTCTGGATTTCAATGCAGATAGATTGGCGCAAGAAGCTGTGAAAAAGATTCCTGAAGTTAAAGATGAAAACAAAAGTGGTAGTGATCAAGAGCTAATTGAGCAAAGATTAAAAGGTAAACGGTTTTTGCTTGTCCTGGATGATATATGGAAATGTCATGAGTATGAGTGGGAAAAACTACTAGCACCATTTAGAAAAGGTGGAGGAACAGGTAATATGGTTATAGTCACAACTCGAATGTCAGATGTGGCCAAAATGGTTAAGACAGGTGATTCTCAAATACAATTGGATCATTTAGGAGCTGAAGATTTTAGGGCTTTCTTTGACGCATGTGCATCTACCAAACATGAGTCATGGTCAGATCATCCTGAGTTAATTGAAACTGGGGAAGAAATAATGGCCAAACTGAAACGTAATCCTCTTGCAGCAAAAACTGTAGGGAGATTACTAAGAAAACAGCTCACTTTGGAGCATTGGAGAAGGGTTCTAGAGAGCAAAGAATGGGAACTCCAAACCAGTGACAATGACATTATGCCAGCGTTGAAGATTAGCTATGATTATCTTCCACTTAACCTAAAGCAATGCTTTTCCTATTGTGCTTTGTTTCCTGAAGATTACGAATTTGACAGCAAAGAGTTAGTTCACTTTTGGATAGGACTAGATGTTTTACATCTGGGTGATCAGAGCATAAGAATAGAAGATGTTGGCAAGAGTCATTTGATTGACTTGGTCAACTATGGATTTTTCAAAAGGAACAAAAAAGACAATGGCTGTCATTATTATGTTATCCATGACCTATTACATGAGCTGGCCGTGAAAGTTTCACGGTACGATTGTCTTAGCATACAAATATCTAAAGTGAGGTCTGCACATATCCCGGCATCAGTACGCCACTTGTCTATCATTGTGGATAACAAAGATGTTGAGGATATAATTACTTATAAAGACTGTGAGAAGGATCTTGGTGGACTTGATAAAAGGCTGCAAATTGAAAGCATACGTACATTGATGTTGTTTGGTGAAAATGTGGAGAGTTTTTCCAAAACATTTGGTAATTTGTTTAAGAAAGCTAGAGCGCTCCGCGCTATTTTTTTGCCTGGAGCATCATATATTGTGGAGGATATGTGGCAGAACTTTTCAAAGCTTGTCCATCTTCGCTACCTAAGGATTAAGGGGAGATACCATTTTCTGGAAACAGACCTACCAGGAACAATTTCAAGACTATATCACTTGAAGATCCTAGACATTAAAGATTCCTGGGGCTGCCCTATGCCATCAAGATATTTAAGCAACCTCGTAAGCATGCAACATTTTCTTGCCCCTGGTTATATGAGGCTTCACTCGGACATTCTCAATGTGGGAAACCTGAAACTTCTACGAGAACTAAGATTTGAAgctaagaaagaaaataaaggtTTTGAGTTAGAGCAACTAGCACAACTACTAGAGCTTGAAGTACTGGGCATTTACAATCTTGAAAAGGTTAAAGTAAAGGAagaagcaattgcaatgaaaCTAATACAAAAACACCGTTTACAAGTGCTCATGCTAGATTGGGATATTAATCGCTCCGATAAGGATCCTATTGGAGAAGAGAATATCCTTGAAAGTCTTATGCCACATAGCAATCTCTACAAGCTATCTATTAGTGGGCATGGAGGTGACACTTGCCCTTCATGGCTTGGTATGAACCTCTCGGTAAAAACTTTGGAATCTCTTCGGCTGAGTAGTGTATCTTGGAAAATATTTCCACCTCTAGGAGAGATGTGGTTTGTCGGTGAACATTGTAAAAGCTGTATACCAGAACAAAGCTTCAAAAAATTGAAGAGGCTAGAACTGGAAAAGGTACCAAAATTGATAAAATGGGTTGGAAATGGCCCTTCTGATTTGTTCTCTCACTTGGAAGTACTCGTCATCAAAGACTGCCCAGAACTCATGGAATTGCCATTTTCACATTGTGCTGGATATGAACAAGACGTTGAGGATAACATGACCTGGTTTCCTAAACTAGAAAAGCTCGAAATTACAGATTGTCCAAAGCTATCATCATTGCCTTGTGTTCCATGGTCTAGCTCTACTTGCAGAGCTAAGATTGTACAAGCTGGTTCGGGTATTGAGGAGCTGTCTTTCGGTGGATATTCCTTGGAAATCAAGGGAAAGGACACATTGGATAGTGCTTTTTGGAGGGTGTTAGCCTTTCATAACCTATCCAAACTTGAAGTATTGGAGGTGACGAGATGCCCTCCTTTGTCACTGGTTCACCTCGAAAAGCTATCATCCCTAAGGAGCCTCCGGATGTATGATATGGGTGATGCCTTTTTTTCGGCTGAAGGTGATGGTCATGCCGGATATCGATTTCCAGTTAAAGACGTCACGATTGGGCGATATGGTGGTAGTGGGCAGCGACTGACACGACTGCTCTCTTACTTCCCAAACCTCCTCTGGTTCAGAATGTTCCATTGTGAGAAGTTAACAGG GTTAGGCGTTGTGGGCCTGCATAAGAGGACGGAAGCACTGCCAAGACCGCCGTCAATTTCAGTTAACCAAGTGGAGGAGGCACAAGTTGGACAGCACGAGCAGCAGGGCGCAAGAGCAGAGGAGGAAATAACATCAGAAGGGGTACTATTGCTGCCTCACCAATTACAACGTTTGTGGATCGAGGACTGCCCAAATTTGGTCCTCTGCCCAGGTTTACTCGACCACGACGAAGACGAAGGACGAACCGGAGGTGGAGGCCTCCAAGGTCTGACCTCCCTCACTACATTAATTATAGAGAAATGCCCCAGGTTCCTCTCCTCCTAttcgtcgtcctcctcttcttcttgtttccCTTTCCCAACCTCCCTGGAATACCTCTGTCTGGAAGGCGTGGAGGGCATGGAAACGCTGCTCCCTCTCTCGAACCTCACCTCTCTCACAGAGTTACGCATATCGGAATGTGGGGATCTTAAAGGCGAGGGACTGCAGTCTCTCCTCGCCCAAGGCCGTCTCACCAAATTAAATGTCCTCAAAACCCCCAATTTCTTCACTGGTTCCGAGCCCTCACTGCCGCGTGAACCAGAGCTTCCATCCTCTTCATCCAAACTGCAGGAGCTTGACACGGAAGACGTCGCGGGTGTCCTTGCTGCGCCCATCTGTGCCTTCCTCTCTTCCTCGCTCACCGAATTGAACTTTTCGTGGGTCAAAGAGGTGGAGCGCTTCACAAAGGAGCAAGAGGAGACCCTTCAGCTCCTCACCTCCCTCGAGGGGATCAGATTTTGGTGGTGCGACAAGCTGCAGTGCCTCCCTGCAGGGCTGCATAAACTTCCGAACCTCAAGAGATTAAACATCGACACTTGTAAAGCCATCTGCTCGCTGCCCAAGGAGTGCCTCCCAAATTCACTGCAAAAACTAGTGATCAGAGGCTGCCCAGGCATCCGGTCTCTTCCAAAGGTGGAATACCTTCCAAGTTCGCTGCGAGAATTGGATGTCGGTGATAGTAACAGCGAGGAACTAAGAAGGCATTGCCGCAAGTTGATAGGAACCATTCCAATAGTCAGAGCCTGA
- the LOC101780352 gene encoding putative disease resistance protein RGA3 isoform X1 encodes MEFAFSAARWVVGKALAPVADGFLEAWAASKNLGSEVDGLMTVLQYAQAMLNNTRGREIDNPALNDLLLKLRLLAYDADDVLDELDYFRIQDELDGTYHAANEHAGGCARDLLLNARHTGRYVANKFKLSSGSPDATPGRRFLCGAWPSKVPQRRQTAQIPKLKFDRVDVSTRMTEIVKKLKPICAMVSTVLNLELIGSKGITTATMERPTTSEEITEPKLYGRETELQSVVGSITHGECFANELTVLPIVGPGGIGKTTFTQHVYQEVRSHFQVTIWICVSLDFNADRLAQEAVKKIPEVKDENKSGSDQELIEQRLKGKRFLLVLDDIWKCHEYEWEKLLAPFRKGGGTGNMVIVTTRMSDVAKMVKTGDSQIQLDHLGAEDFRAFFDACASTKHESWSDHPELIETGEEIMAKLKRNPLAAKTVGRLLRKQLTLEHWRRVLESKEWELQTSDNDIMPALKISYDYLPLNLKQCFSYCALFPEDYEFDSKELVHFWIGLDVLHLGDQSIRIEDVGKSHLIDLVNYGFFKRNKKDNGCHYYVIHDLLHELAVKVSRYDCLSIQISKVRSAHIPASVRHLSIIVDNKDVEDIITYKDCEKDLGGLDKRLQIESIRTLMLFGENVESFSKTFGNLFKKARALRAIFLPGASYIVEDMWQNFSKLVHLRYLRIKGRYHFLETDLPGTISRLYHLKILDIKDSWGCPMPSRYLSNLVSMQHFLAPGYMRLHSDILNVGNLKLLRELRFEAKKENKGFELEQLAQLLELEVLGIYNLEKVKVKEEAIAMKLIQKHRLQVLMLDWDINRSDKDPIGEENILESLMPHSNLYKLSISGHGGDTCPSWLGMNLSVKTLESLRLSSVSWKIFPPLGEMWFVGEHCKSCIPEQSFKKLKRLELEKVPKLIKWVGNGPSDLFSHLEVLVIKDCPELMELPFSHCAGYEQDVEDNMTWFPKLEKLEITDCPKLSSLPCVPWSSSTCRAKIVQAGSGIEELSFGGYSLEIKGKDTLDSAFWRVLAFHNLSKLEVLEVTRCPPLSLVHLEKLSSLRSLRMYDMGDAFFSAEGDGHAGYRFPVKDVTIGRYGGSGQRLTRLLSYFPNLLWFRMFHCEKLTGLGVVGLHKRTEALPRPPSISVNQVGQHEQRLTRLFSYFPNLLGFSIWLSEKLTGLGVVGLHKRTEALPRPPSISVNQVEEAQVGQHEQQGARAEEEITSEGVLLLPHQLQRLWIEDCPNLVLCPGLLDHDEDEGRTGGGGLQGLTSLTTLIIEKCPRFLSSYSSSSSSSCFPFPTSLEYLCLEGVEGMETLLPLSNLTSLTELRISECGDLKGEGLQSLLAQGRLTKLNVLKTPNFFTGSEPSLPREPELPSSSSKLQELDTEDVAGVLAAPICAFLSSSLTELNFSWVKEVERFTKEQEETLQLLTSLEGIRFWWCDKLQCLPAGLHKLPNLKRLNIDTCKAICSLPKECLPNSLQKLVIRGCPGIRSLPKVEYLPSSLRELDVGDSNSEELRRHCRKLIGTIPIVRA; translated from the coding sequence ATGGAGTTCGCGTTCAGCGCGGCGCGGTGGGTGGTGGGCAAGGCGCTCGCCCCCGTCGCAGACGGCTTCCTGGAGGCGTGGGCGGCCAGCAAGAATCTCGGCTCCGAGGTCGATGGCCTCATGACGGTGCTGCAGTACGCGCAGGCCATGCTCAACAACACCCGTGGCAGGGAGATCGACAACCCGGCCCTTAACGACCTGCTGCTCAAGCTGCGTCTGCTGGCCTACGACGCCGACGACGTGCTCGACGAGCTCGACTACTTCCGCATCCAGGACGAGCTCGACGGCACCTACCATGCCGCTAACGAGCACGCCGGGGGATGCGCCCGTGACCTCCTCCTCAATGCTCGTCACACTGGAAGATACGTTGCCAATAAATTCAAGCTCTCCTCAGGCTCGCCTGATGCTACTCCTGGACGACGATTTCTATGTGGTGCCTGGCCGTCCAAGGTACCGCAGAGAAGACAAACTGCACAGATACCAAAATTGAAGTTTGATAGGGTGGATGTATCTACAAGGATGACAGAGATCGTAAAGAAGCTCAAGCCCATCTGTGCTATGGTCTCAACCGTTCTTAACCTAGAGCTGATAGGCTCCAAAGGTATCACTACCGCCACCATGGAACGGCCCACAACCAGTGAGGAAATTACAGAGCCTAAATTGTATGGGAGGGAGACAGAGCTACAGAGTGTTGTAGGTTCCATTACCCATGGTGAATGTTTTGCCAATGAACTTACTGTGCTTCCAATTGTTGGCCCGGGCGGTATTGGGAAGACAACTTTCACACAACATGTATACCAAGAAGTGAGGAGCCATTTCCAAGTTACAATTTGGATATGCGTCTCTCTGGATTTCAATGCAGATAGATTGGCGCAAGAAGCTGTGAAAAAGATTCCTGAAGTTAAAGATGAAAACAAAAGTGGTAGTGATCAAGAGCTAATTGAGCAAAGATTAAAAGGTAAACGGTTTTTGCTTGTCCTGGATGATATATGGAAATGTCATGAGTATGAGTGGGAAAAACTACTAGCACCATTTAGAAAAGGTGGAGGAACAGGTAATATGGTTATAGTCACAACTCGAATGTCAGATGTGGCCAAAATGGTTAAGACAGGTGATTCTCAAATACAATTGGATCATTTAGGAGCTGAAGATTTTAGGGCTTTCTTTGACGCATGTGCATCTACCAAACATGAGTCATGGTCAGATCATCCTGAGTTAATTGAAACTGGGGAAGAAATAATGGCCAAACTGAAACGTAATCCTCTTGCAGCAAAAACTGTAGGGAGATTACTAAGAAAACAGCTCACTTTGGAGCATTGGAGAAGGGTTCTAGAGAGCAAAGAATGGGAACTCCAAACCAGTGACAATGACATTATGCCAGCGTTGAAGATTAGCTATGATTATCTTCCACTTAACCTAAAGCAATGCTTTTCCTATTGTGCTTTGTTTCCTGAAGATTACGAATTTGACAGCAAAGAGTTAGTTCACTTTTGGATAGGACTAGATGTTTTACATCTGGGTGATCAGAGCATAAGAATAGAAGATGTTGGCAAGAGTCATTTGATTGACTTGGTCAACTATGGATTTTTCAAAAGGAACAAAAAAGACAATGGCTGTCATTATTATGTTATCCATGACCTATTACATGAGCTGGCCGTGAAAGTTTCACGGTACGATTGTCTTAGCATACAAATATCTAAAGTGAGGTCTGCACATATCCCGGCATCAGTACGCCACTTGTCTATCATTGTGGATAACAAAGATGTTGAGGATATAATTACTTATAAAGACTGTGAGAAGGATCTTGGTGGACTTGATAAAAGGCTGCAAATTGAAAGCATACGTACATTGATGTTGTTTGGTGAAAATGTGGAGAGTTTTTCCAAAACATTTGGTAATTTGTTTAAGAAAGCTAGAGCGCTCCGCGCTATTTTTTTGCCTGGAGCATCATATATTGTGGAGGATATGTGGCAGAACTTTTCAAAGCTTGTCCATCTTCGCTACCTAAGGATTAAGGGGAGATACCATTTTCTGGAAACAGACCTACCAGGAACAATTTCAAGACTATATCACTTGAAGATCCTAGACATTAAAGATTCCTGGGGCTGCCCTATGCCATCAAGATATTTAAGCAACCTCGTAAGCATGCAACATTTTCTTGCCCCTGGTTATATGAGGCTTCACTCGGACATTCTCAATGTGGGAAACCTGAAACTTCTACGAGAACTAAGATTTGAAgctaagaaagaaaataaaggtTTTGAGTTAGAGCAACTAGCACAACTACTAGAGCTTGAAGTACTGGGCATTTACAATCTTGAAAAGGTTAAAGTAAAGGAagaagcaattgcaatgaaaCTAATACAAAAACACCGTTTACAAGTGCTCATGCTAGATTGGGATATTAATCGCTCCGATAAGGATCCTATTGGAGAAGAGAATATCCTTGAAAGTCTTATGCCACATAGCAATCTCTACAAGCTATCTATTAGTGGGCATGGAGGTGACACTTGCCCTTCATGGCTTGGTATGAACCTCTCGGTAAAAACTTTGGAATCTCTTCGGCTGAGTAGTGTATCTTGGAAAATATTTCCACCTCTAGGAGAGATGTGGTTTGTCGGTGAACATTGTAAAAGCTGTATACCAGAACAAAGCTTCAAAAAATTGAAGAGGCTAGAACTGGAAAAGGTACCAAAATTGATAAAATGGGTTGGAAATGGCCCTTCTGATTTGTTCTCTCACTTGGAAGTACTCGTCATCAAAGACTGCCCAGAACTCATGGAATTGCCATTTTCACATTGTGCTGGATATGAACAAGACGTTGAGGATAACATGACCTGGTTTCCTAAACTAGAAAAGCTCGAAATTACAGATTGTCCAAAGCTATCATCATTGCCTTGTGTTCCATGGTCTAGCTCTACTTGCAGAGCTAAGATTGTACAAGCTGGTTCGGGTATTGAGGAGCTGTCTTTCGGTGGATATTCCTTGGAAATCAAGGGAAAGGACACATTGGATAGTGCTTTTTGGAGGGTGTTAGCCTTTCATAACCTATCCAAACTTGAAGTATTGGAGGTGACGAGATGCCCTCCTTTGTCACTGGTTCACCTCGAAAAGCTATCATCCCTAAGGAGCCTCCGGATGTATGATATGGGTGATGCCTTTTTTTCGGCTGAAGGTGATGGTCATGCCGGATATCGATTTCCAGTTAAAGACGTCACGATTGGGCGATATGGTGGTAGTGGGCAGCGACTGACACGACTGCTCTCTTACTTCCCAAACCTCCTCTGGTTCAGAATGTTCCATTGTGAGAAGTTAACAGGGTTAGGCGTTGTGGGCCTGCATAAGAGGACGGAAGCACTGCCAAGACCGCCGTCAATTTCAGTTAACCAAGTTGGACAGCACGAGCAGCGACTGACACGACTGTTCTCTTACTTCCCAAACCTCCTCGGGTTCAGCATTTGGCTATCTGAGAAGTTAACAGGGTTAGGCGTTGTGGGCCTGCATAAGAGGACGGAAGCACTGCCAAGACCGCCGTCAATTTCAGTTAACCAAGTGGAGGAGGCACAAGTTGGACAGCACGAGCAGCAGGGCGCAAGAGCAGAGGAGGAAATAACATCAGAAGGGGTACTATTGCTGCCTCACCAATTACAACGTTTGTGGATCGAGGACTGCCCAAATTTGGTCCTCTGCCCAGGTTTACTCGACCACGACGAAGACGAAGGACGAACCGGAGGTGGAGGCCTCCAAGGTCTGACCTCCCTCACTACATTAATTATAGAGAAATGCCCCAGGTTCCTCTCCTCCTAttcgtcgtcctcctcttcttcttgtttccCTTTCCCAACCTCCCTGGAATACCTCTGTCTGGAAGGCGTGGAGGGCATGGAAACGCTGCTCCCTCTCTCGAACCTCACCTCTCTCACAGAGTTACGCATATCGGAATGTGGGGATCTTAAAGGCGAGGGACTGCAGTCTCTCCTCGCCCAAGGCCGTCTCACCAAATTAAATGTCCTCAAAACCCCCAATTTCTTCACTGGTTCCGAGCCCTCACTGCCGCGTGAACCAGAGCTTCCATCCTCTTCATCCAAACTGCAGGAGCTTGACACGGAAGACGTCGCGGGTGTCCTTGCTGCGCCCATCTGTGCCTTCCTCTCTTCCTCGCTCACCGAATTGAACTTTTCGTGGGTCAAAGAGGTGGAGCGCTTCACAAAGGAGCAAGAGGAGACCCTTCAGCTCCTCACCTCCCTCGAGGGGATCAGATTTTGGTGGTGCGACAAGCTGCAGTGCCTCCCTGCAGGGCTGCATAAACTTCCGAACCTCAAGAGATTAAACATCGACACTTGTAAAGCCATCTGCTCGCTGCCCAAGGAGTGCCTCCCAAATTCACTGCAAAAACTAGTGATCAGAGGCTGCCCAGGCATCCGGTCTCTTCCAAAGGTGGAATACCTTCCAAGTTCGCTGCGAGAATTGGATGTCGGTGATAGTAACAGCGAGGAACTAAGAAGGCATTGCCGCAAGTTGATAGGAACCATTCCAATAGTCAGAGCCTGA